Below is a genomic region from Nostoc sp. PCC 7120 = FACHB-418.
CTACGGTGATAAGTGTGTCCGGGCAGAACTGCACTTGGATGAAGCTACTCCCCACATTCATGCTTACATTGTTCCCATCAACGACAAAACCAAACAGCTAAGTCACAAGGAAATGTTCGGCGGTAATGGTCGTGTTGGCAGCATCAAGTTATCTAAGCTGCAAGATAGCTATGCTTCGGCACTCGCTCCTTTGGGAATTGAACGGGGGGTTAAGGGCAGTAAGGCCACCCACACCAAAGTAAAGGAGTATTACCAAGCCGTTAACAGCGAACCACTCACTGCCGTCTGGTCGAATAAAAAACTAGCTCCCCAACCACTTGAATCAGCTACAAATTATGTTGCCCGGATTCAGAATGATGACCAATTCCACGCCATCAACCACCAACTTGCTGACCGCGCTTTCATGCAGGAGCGATTAGAACGGGCAGAGCAACGGGCAAGAGCCAGCGAGAAGGAACGACAACGGTTAGAAAAAGAAGTGCGATCGCTTGAGTTGAAGACCCAACAACTGCGCGACTTGGAATTATTGGATGTCGCTTGGGAGTTGGGGCTAGATTACGAGCGTGAAAGATGGAGAGGTCACGGTCACATCATTAATATAGATGGTTCCAAATTCTATGACTTTTCACCCGACCAACAGAAGGGCGGCGGCGGTGCGATTGATTTGGTCATGCACGTTAATCAGTGCAATTTTCGGCAGGCGGTTGTCTGGTTGCATGAGCGTTTTGGTGAAGCTGGCGTAGAACGGGCAGCGATCGCTCACGTTAAAAACAGGGCGGCGGACATTATCCAGGCTGAACCACGTCCCCAATTCACCCCACCCGTTGAGAATAAAGCTAACTGGCCTGCCGTTGAACGTTACCTTACCCAACAACGGGGCATCCCCTCTGATTGTTTGCAAATGCTTCAAAACCTGGGACTACTTTACGCTGATGATCAACAAAACGCTGTTTTTGTTATGCGGGATCTTGAGGGTCAAACTAGCGGTGCATTTTTACGGGGAACTAGAGGGGAGAACAACAGTTTTAAAGGCTACTCTAAGGGAACCAAACGCAGTGATAGCTGGTTTTACTTCGGTTTGGGTGGTCAAGCGACCGATAAAGTAGCTCATGTTCTGCTGTGTTCTTCTCCCATTGAAGCTGTTTCCAGAGCTATGCTCGAATACTTTGTTAGGGGCAATGTGCCACCTGAGCGAACCCTGTACATGGCAGTCGATAACATTAACTCTTTGCCTGTCGAGCGATTGCAGAACGTTCCTAATATACTGGTGACTTTTGGTAAAGACCAATCAACAAATGCGGCCGCACAGCGTGTCTTAGAACTTCTGCCACAGTCCCAACAAGTCTTATCCAAAGCGGCGGATTGGAACCAGCAGCTTCTTGAATATGGATGGCAGTTAAGGCGACAGCAGTACCAGCAACAGGATGATGAATTGAGTATTTAAAAGAGGTAGTGTAAAAGTAGCCACAACGACCAAGGGCATTTGTAACTGGGTGCTAGATTCAATCTCAACTATCTTCTTTGAATCAGCCTAACTTTCCTGCTTACTAGGCGCAGATAGCCTTTGTATCCCACTGATAATTTAAAATCGTTCCGGTGCGCCTGGGTTGTTGTGTCCCCTTATTTAATAGATGGGCTAATCTTAAACCGAAGTTTACCATTCGCGTTAATTTCTATATCTACATGATGTTTCCCGTTTAATGTCGCAACAGCAACAGTTCCAACGATAGCTCCGATACCACCGCCAACTGCTGCTCCAACAGGCCCACCAACTATGACTCCAAAAATAGCTCCTGCGCCTGCTCCTCCAAAGATATAAAGGGCAGAATAATTAATTGTAGTAGCCGCAAAAGAGTAAGGGATGAATGCACCTGTAGCTACATTTACCCACATTCCCGATTTGTTCTTGTGTAACTCAAAAATTGTTTTCAATTGCTCTGGCAGGTCTGAATATCGTTCGTAGTCTGTAATAACCTCAACTTCCTCACCTTGCGCCAAGGCTGTCTTTAGCTCACGATAAAACCTTTCCGTATCTGAGAAAACTAACTTCCGCATACACTTACTCAACCTTGGCAATCTGCTGGTCAAACCTCATCGTTTAGTATTCCCTTTCACATCGTACTTACAAGCACCCAACAATCGACCTTAAAACACTGTCTCATCAACAACCTTGCGTTGCCTCAACTCTCAACAGTCATAGACCAACTTTCAGCTACTCTTTAGTGAGGACTAAAAGCCTTTAACTATAGGTCAATGATGAAATCACCCACCCAAAAGTTTAAGACTTTAAAGGACATTTTGTAGTGCTAATGTAGTTTTTTAGTAGTTAATTTTGTTGGTTGTTTTTTTTCTTTCTCAATTTAGACTTAAAAAACGGGAAAAACTTTTTTGCGTACTGTGCGGAAACTCAAATTTTTTCAACTGACATGAAATTAACGTCAATTTGACTAGGATTTACCATAGTTTTACCAAGGTTTTAACATAGGTTGACTGCGGTCAAAGTTGCGCCTCCCATGAAATTGACATGGATCTAACTAGGATTTAACGTCAATCTGACATGAAACTGCCATAGATTTCACATAAAACTGGCATAGCACACTGATATGTTTTATTACGGGTTTTTCCTGTACTGAGTTGAGCAATTTATTTTCCCTAAGCGAACCAAATCGGGTTTAAATGCTCTTGTTTGTTCTAAAAAGCCAACACATCTCTGTACTGCTGTCTTGGTACAACAGCAGGCACAGTCTAGCCGTCGTCAGTTTAACCCCAAAAAGCGAGATTTTTCATCCAGAGTCTTCCACATCTCATCCGCTCAACATGAAGCTAGAGATGATGACGGTTTCATTCAGCATAGGTTGGTGAAAATTATCTCACCCAGATACGATCGCTTTTACCTTGGATCAAGCTGATGGCACTGCCCCTGAATTAATCACTCTCAGTCTCAGGTTTATTCCAATGCCTTGAGTTGCTTGACTGCCTGACGCTCCTCTGGGGTCAACTCTTTCCAAACAGCCGATTTAAACTCACTCGTCCATTCTTCTATAAGTTCAGCAATCAAGCCCCAACTCTCATCGGCAATACACTCCCTAATCAGTGCCACATTACCCATAAGTTTCTGCTCAAAAGATAATTCGAGGGTAGAACCAGAGGTGGAACAGGGGGTGGAACCGAAGGCGGAAGATTTTGGTTGTTCGTCTCTTTGAACATTGACTGTTTGGTGTGACGCTTCCTCTTCACCTTGTAGACAAACCTCTGCTACATCTACGCTCTTTAGTTGGCTCTCTACTTCTGTTGTCAATAAGCTCTCTGGCATAGCAATAAGCTCTCCTGGCACAGCAATATCCACACCAGTTGAATCGGCTGTAGTGCTTGCTGGCACTTCACCGCACACCTCCCACACCAATTTATCGCCCTCTATTTCATTTTCAAAATCAACATTGGGATTGATATCTAATTTTGACTCAAGATTCCCATGCCAATCTTGATCAGCCCTATCGACATTGACATTGATCTCTGATTTTGGTTGTTGATCTAGATCGACTTTTTGAAAACCAGAATTATTTTTTTCATCCAACCCCTCATCACTGGTGTGGGTGGTGTGGAAGTCTTGATTTATCAGGCTTTGTTGGTGTGGATTTGGTGTGGAATTTGGTGTGGAATTTTCACTTATTGCTATGGGTGTGCCAGTTATTGACATTGGCACATTATCAAAACTAATTCCTTGCAGTGCTTGTAATTTCCGCTTACCTGATGGATGGGGAACTGTGACTAATTTGGTTTTGGGAAATAATGCTTTAATTCTGGGTAGGGCTTGGTTAATCGCCTTGACTGTTTTATCGCTGGGCTTAGATTGTTCCTGCCATATCGCTTTTACCTTGCCATTGCTCGATTCCTCAAATGACAAAGTACCGTTATCGATGTACCAATTTTCCAGGCGTTGCCAGATATCAAAAGCGGTAACAATGCCATTCGCCTTGTATCCTAGCCCTGTATCCTTGCAGAATTGGAACAAGTGCGAGTTTTCCGCTTGAATTTCTTCCAAGGCTTGTTGAGTGCAACTGTAGTCAATGCCCTCAGCGATTAATGCTTGTAACCCAGCAATCATCTTATTTAAAAATGCTGGGGCGACACACTCTTGCACAAAATCCACGTCATAAGCAAACCGGGGGTCAGCTAGTAACTCATCGTGGTTATTGGGGTCAGGGTTGGTCTTAAATGTTTTGCGGAAAATCAGAGCGGCGATGCGGTCTAAAATTGCTTGAATTGTGCCGTACCATGACGGGGTATCATTCAAGTTGAAGATGCCGATCGCGTTAGAGTTAAATTCGATGTGGTCTTTGCCTTTGCGCTCGGAGTGTAAGACGTTACCAGTAGCAAATAGCTTGAGCGACTGAATCTTATCGAGTCGTGTGGTCTGTGGGTTTTCACTTGCCCAATTCACCCGGCTGTTAACGAGTGCAGCTAATGCAAATTTCCGCCCTTCATCATAAGCCACAAAGTCAGCTAAAGAGCAGCTGGTCATACCTTGATGACCGTAGATGGTAGATACTACCTGCCGAATTGAATCTTTACCATTTGCACCCAAGCCACAAGCAAGTAGTACCTTTGGTTCCCGTCCTTTACGCTTACGAACTTCCGCTAAATCAAGACTTGCCCCCAGATTCCTTAATAAAATTTGCTGTTGTGGCGAGTCTAAACATTCCAGTAAGCGATCGCAGTGGCTAGAATCCGCCTTCGGGTCATACTTCACCAATGGTTCATAAGTAAAAAAGTGCTTATCTGGGTCGTGTTCTTCTAAAACTGGCCTTGGTATTGGGCCTGACCAGTCAATGGCTAACACGCCATTGGTACAGTTGACTCCTGGCGGGTTGAGTAATTGCGGGTCAATTTCGACTCGCAGCTTCACCCACTCCAGTAATTCTTTGACCTTGTTGGGTTTGGCGTAGGGATAGGTGATCACATAACTATCGCCGTTTTTCTTGATCACCGGATAGGAATTGCAATAATTGGTGATGCGCCGACGCTCGACGGCATCGGGTGAGTACCTGTAGCCTTTGCCATGCCAGTAGTACAGCTTGCCATCGGCACAGATCCATTTTGTTTCACCGTAAAGGGTGTTAAAACCCTTTTGTAGAAATGTGCTGTCAGGCTCCTCGTCGCCCAAATCGGCAACATCTAGTGTGTCTTGGGCTGATTGTTGTTGCTTTTGAGTTGTAATTTCTTCAATCTGTTTAAGCAATAGCTCTACTAATTCATCGCCCGTCATGCCCGACTCAAAAATATCTGCTATGTCTCCTTTATCTTGCAGATTGGGTTGAATTTTTAGCAAGTCGATGGCAACAAAACTTACTCCGGCTTGCTGACAAATCTCTTTAATTCGCTGTTGCTTGTTCCAGCCAGTAGAATCATTATCTACGCAGTAAGCTAGTAAAAAATCTTTACCTGTACTGTGCTGGATTTGGGTTAATGAATGGAGTATGTCACGGTCGGAACTGCTGCCTACCCAAGTAATGCTGGCTAAGTTTTCTAATCGGCTGGCTTCAACGCATTTTTCACCTTCATGAGCCAGCAGTACAGGGATGCCGTCTGTGGCTTTGATAATGGCGATCGCTTCGGATTGTCTGTAAGCTGGCCAAAATCCTTCTTTCTTCCAGGCAACCTTATTAGTTATAGGGTCAATTCGGCTGACTGAGAATGTTTTGACCCTGCCTTTGGGTGCGGCAGCACAGGGACAAGAAAATCTATGAGCCTTTCGCCCATTGCCATAGTCGTATTCAATCTCCTTAATTTCTTTTAATTCCTGTGATGTGGCTCCTGAATCTGACAGCCTGATGGCAACGGATTTAGGAACGAAATCAGGTGTTACAGGCTGTGGTGTGGTGATTTCACCCGAAAGCAAGCATATTCTTAACTGTGATGGGTCTACATCTAAAACTTTGGGTACTGTTGCTGGCTTTTTCGCCTTAATTGGTAGCGGCTTGGGTGATAATGTAGAGCCTAGTTTTCGTTCTTCTAGTACCTGAGTCCAGG
It encodes:
- a CDS encoding DNA primase family protein — protein: MVAQFSSSTAIAGSDSFDIRNFIDQLEPTRVKNKYICPVCGGHNLSINPNNGKYSCYNECLHRDIREAIKPWTQVLEERKLGSTLSPKPLPIKAKKPATVPKVLDVDPSQLRICLLSGEITTPQPVTPDFVPKSVAIRLSDSGATSQELKEIKEIEYDYGNGRKAHRFSCPCAAAPKGRVKTFSVSRIDPITNKVAWKKEGFWPAYRQSEAIAIIKATDGIPVLLAHEGEKCVEASRLENLASITWVGSSSDRDILHSLTQIQHSTGKDFLLAYCVDNDSTGWNKQQRIKEICQQAGVSFVAIDLLKIQPNLQDKGDIADIFESGMTGDELVELLLKQIEEITTQKQQQSAQDTLDVADLGDEEPDSTFLQKGFNTLYGETKWICADGKLYYWHGKGYRYSPDAVERRRITNYCNSYPVIKKNGDSYVITYPYAKPNKVKELLEWVKLRVEIDPQLLNPPGVNCTNGVLAIDWSGPIPRPVLEEHDPDKHFFTYEPLVKYDPKADSSHCDRLLECLDSPQQQILLRNLGASLDLAEVRKRKGREPKVLLACGLGANGKDSIRQVVSTIYGHQGMTSCSLADFVAYDEGRKFALAALVNSRVNWASENPQTTRLDKIQSLKLFATGNVLHSERKGKDHIEFNSNAIGIFNLNDTPSWYGTIQAILDRIAALIFRKTFKTNPDPNNHDELLADPRFAYDVDFVQECVAPAFLNKMIAGLQALIAEGIDYSCTQQALEEIQAENSHLFQFCKDTGLGYKANGIVTAFDIWQRLENWYIDNGTLSFEESSNGKVKAIWQEQSKPSDKTVKAINQALPRIKALFPKTKLVTVPHPSGKRKLQALQGISFDNVPMSITGTPIAISENSTPNSTPNPHQQSLINQDFHTTHTSDEGLDEKNNSGFQKVDLDQQPKSEINVNVDRADQDWHGNLESKLDINPNVDFENEIEGDKLVWEVCGEVPASTTADSTGVDIAVPGELIAMPESLLTTEVESQLKSVDVAEVCLQGEEEASHQTVNVQRDEQPKSSAFGSTPCSTSGSTLELSFEQKLMGNVALIRECIADESWGLIAELIEEWTSEFKSAVWKELTPEERQAVKQLKALE
- the mobV gene encoding MobV family relaxase — its product is MVALAILRVEKLKSFGNVGGSEKHTARLQDTPNADTTKKNIRLIGMEDNSSLEDLVKTKIANTTKHKPRKDAVLCSEMFLSASPEYFRPDDPSRAGEWNHERMVLFAGASRQWLINNYGDKCVRAELHLDEATPHIHAYIVPINDKTKQLSHKEMFGGNGRVGSIKLSKLQDSYASALAPLGIERGVKGSKATHTKVKEYYQAVNSEPLTAVWSNKKLAPQPLESATNYVARIQNDDQFHAINHQLADRAFMQERLERAEQRARASEKERQRLEKEVRSLELKTQQLRDLELLDVAWELGLDYERERWRGHGHIINIDGSKFYDFSPDQQKGGGGAIDLVMHVNQCNFRQAVVWLHERFGEAGVERAAIAHVKNRAADIIQAEPRPQFTPPVENKANWPAVERYLTQQRGIPSDCLQMLQNLGLLYADDQQNAVFVMRDLEGQTSGAFLRGTRGENNSFKGYSKGTKRSDSWFYFGLGGQATDKVAHVLLCSSPIEAVSRAMLEYFVRGNVPPERTLYMAVDNINSLPVERLQNVPNILVTFGKDQSTNAAAQRVLELLPQSQQVLSKAADWNQQLLEYGWQLRRQQYQQQDDELSI